In the genome of Aedes aegypti strain LVP_AGWG chromosome 2, AaegL5.0 Primary Assembly, whole genome shotgun sequence, the window gcaagttatactcccggaatttatctaggatcattcgcaagctaaacatctggtccgttgtcgaacggccctcacgaaaaccagcttggtattcgccgacgaatgACTCCTCGAGCACAACGAACGgaagtctgttaaacaggatgcgcgacagaattgtgtacgccgaattcagcaaggtaattcctctgtaattggcacactccagtctgtgccctttcttgtagacaGGGCGgttgaggccatccaaccagccggtgggcaattcttcgtcctcccataccttcagaagtactcggtggatcgactggtaaagctgcttacttccgtgcttgagaagctcgaccgggatctcgtccttcccagcagccttacagttcttcagctcactGATAGCCtatttaacctctcctatggtcagTGGGCCCACTACTTGATCATCATCATCTATTTGCATCCTGTTcttcgctacatttccattttcatcgTTCAACagttgctgaaagtgctccttccaccaccgttttatcggtcagcaaattccagGCATTGCATTTCATCTCATCTTTCGATCATCTGAGCAAGATATGGATCAAATAAGAAGTTATCATCTAGGGCTCTTTGATCATCTTTTCATGAAGATCTTTGGCTCTATTGATGCTCGATAAAATCTTTTTGACTCAGAAATCCGCGATTTATAGTTACGGTGACAGTGTTTGAGAGAGGTATTCAAAATTTGTGAAAGATTCGCACATTTAACGAAAGTAAGTAAactgacatgtttgaaattaaacaaattttcattttaatattCTTTCTTTATGCTTCTTTGCAGCATTTCACTGTAATGCATTCAAGACTAATTTTATCACTGCATAAAACGTACTAAGGTCCACGTACAATAGAATCTAGCCGCATTTTGAGAATCTCAAATACCACGTTCCTCAAAGGTGGAATTCGAGTGTTCTAGGACAatagggctctgcactgttttgattttgtatgcgattttgacgtttactggccttacgtttactaatttcatgaagGGGTGAAAGAGAgcgaatgatttttgtgcagagccatAGTCGCCGAAATATTCCAAACAACAATGCGTTTTAAATGGATAACCAAATTAGTTTTATATAGAAGGTTACGCGGAACACTACTGACAATGAATTAGtctaataaacaaaaataaataaaaagattACTATTGTATTTgccacattttttattttatgccTTACATCCTtagaatgaaagatttgttgcTGTTCTCTGTTCGACACTTGAAAATCTATATTTGTCCAAATTCTTGTGATAGGATTAAGACGAACATGATGCGCTATGTAGCATAGCGAGTCTACAATACAGCGCATTGTGCTTAACCACTCATGGTCTTAATCATGGATTTGGAGAAAAATAATCTTTTGCTTGTCGACAATTTAGGTATATTTGAGTGCGGGAAAGTGAAGGTTCGCTTCTGCAATGGCAAATTGTTCATAAAACGGGAAATTCTCCACTGGTACACTAACTGTTTCAAGTGTCTTCTGGTAGGAGACAGTCAAATGTCCGTAATACGTTTGATAAACAAGCTTACAATATTATCACCTCTAAGAAGTTTAATAGCTGGCCGACATAACCCCTCCAATATAGCTCCTAACAGTTCTTTCTCGGACTTCAAATTCGTGGATTCACTCAAAGATTAGCCTATAGTTTACCAGTAGACACCATGTTCTAAAAAATGCTCTTTCCAGGgtcagaaaacatttttttttcaaggaaaagcttattacacagacaaacagacgtaacacttagaacaaatctcgattcaaatcatagtcacgaggacatgtacgcccaatgctagaattagtgtatttggccgacgagccaacagatggcggtagtgtgtaaacgtcaaacgcgaacaaaaacgatgcgagcgctgcgggtggcggattggccacctaccatatttttgaatcgaccgttaaaaaggtggtcgatggacaatgatgagagtgtgacgtctgtttgtctgtgcttattAGTTCTGAGCAACTAACCTCAAATTACGTCAGTTATCATCAGCACCAGCGGAATTTTTATCATTTCCCCAAGACGTGTCCGGTTCATgttttcttgagcttcagctattACACTTTCTTCATGCTGCCTttttctgcggtgaattcgcttttcttcggctctcgctgccgtGTACcactctctgttctgtcgggtaccggtcacaagcatacggcttctggcgacattcttcatgccTGTCACTCtgacggtactgtgcagctaccccatcagtcgagaagcgttgtatattgaagcgcagcgctCTGTTTGTTGtagaactcgtgacgctggataatcGCGCCCGAATGAtccgagataatgatccgagtcgatattggggcctcggaaggtcctggcattcatgacatctgagaaatgttttgggcactctccgtaggccttatccaggctttcatagaactcatccttcatgtcatcgggtttatcgttcgttggcccatatatgctgatcaggctgtagttgaaacttgtccttcattctcaacacaccgattcggtcgcttaccggtttccaccgaataattcgcttcatctacTTCCCAATCattatgaagccaactccacgttctgctctgtcgccaccgctgtagtagatgtggtacttgaatgaagtcttggcgatggggtccaacGCTCGGAATttacgttctccggttctcggccagcgtatttcctggattgctgccacgttcacgccaacattccgcagttcacgagccaggagcccaacacgcgcgggttcattcaaagttttcacgttccaagatccaactttccaatcgttgtccttacatgattgtttgtttgttctttacatgatgaccactcCAGGGCATTGCCAATGAtattatttgagaaattattggagaaaccCCTGAACACAAATTCAATAGTATTCTATTGTTAATAGTTTATAGACTTTTCTTATTAACGCTTACATGGATTTTTGAGAGAACTCCCTAACTCTTGAGGAAGCCTGACAGATTTTCTAGATAAAGTGCCGAGAtaatcattgaacaaaataaacGATTGAATCTCTGAATAATATTATGTAGGATTTTCTGTAATTCATTGACAAACATCGAacggaacttctggagaaatttgtgtTATAACGGTTGTTGTAGTATTTTCTGGTGTGtaatgaataaattttgaaatcaagTATAGTGCGGTCTTACTAACACCGTTAAAGGGCCATCTGATTTCATtttagttttgacttttgccctattgcataaaaaaattaacagaATACCGTAATCCTATCATCAAATCAGAGTAACCGAGTAAAAGTGTTACACTACTGTTGTTGATCCTCGTGGTAGGAAGAGAAGGTTTAGAGTTCCATGATATGATCATGAGCATATACGActtgtagttgctactccgggATTGACCAGAACAGAAGTTGCACATAGATTCAATGAATggagcttgggattagctaaccattctcaatgtggaATCGAGGgatggaaggaatgttagttagaacAAGTGTGACAACAATTATACCACTCGCCCCTGAAGAGCAACGCAATCAAAGGACCAAAAACTACTCGGTTCAAAGTTAAAGAAGAATCACTTTATTGGTCGTGTATTGGCTTCTTATCGAAGGAAGTTTAtccgaaaaaataaaagtataaaaataaataaaaataacaaaaatgtgcTAAAAATTCAACTTTGCGCTTCTTTTGTACTTTCGTCCTGGGTGAACCCGAGATTCAGGATTTGACCACCTGACAAACAACATATTCGGCCAGCAAGGCCTTTTCTGATTCTGGTGGTTTAATCACCACCCGCGCAAAGATGCCTTCCCCGCTGGTCTGATCCAATAGGTGTCCCGGATTGATACataccagtgaatcaattgtcacccagcacgcggcaacaaagacattgtcatctcctattcttgttgcaacaattttattccgcaacatcagtttatcagcacttgaacagaatatgacaaagatcgatcaccacgtgcgcagcgattttctgggcttcgcattgcaattttcaagaattttcttcgtgttggtaaacattgacacactatcgaacagcatccataaaagacatttggttttgtgtttaaaataactgataatTCGCGAGTTGAAatggttgcaacaatgttgcgccctgtgattgccatgacaattttgctttggattatgtccttatccgcaacagatgcaacaaacggttgtgagcgagcttgctttgttgtttgtttttcatctattttgatgacaatttgattcactgatacATACACATCGGTGCACATCTATAATGTAACACTTCAGATCGCCCGGGCATATCATCATATTGGGTACCCGCGGAATATTGCCGAATGCGCTCAACAGGTCTATATCAAGCGGCAGGTTTACCGACGGAGGATGCAACGGATAAAACGTCTTGTGGTGGAAACGCACGCTTGATTTGATCGCCCTTCGGCCCACCGCTCTCTTCATCCTCGGACAAATCCTTGATGATGTCAGTGGTTGTGATGCCGATTTCCAGCCCGATGATCGAAACAATGCAGGGATCCGGCAAGAATCGCAGGTTGGGGAAGGTTGCTGAGTGAAGCTGGTACGGGAAGGAAGGGTAAACGGACATGGACATAAGGTCATCAAGATGCGACACGATCAACATCTTGGTGTTGGTCTGTTGGTTGGTCTGGAACTCATGATGTTGATGATCAGTTTTTCGAAATACTCATCGTAGGTTTCGGCGATGGTGCTAAACAAGGGATTACTGATATCACCGAACGGACCGGTCAGGATCAATACATCGGGACAATTGTTCTTACAGTATGTCAGCAAATCACATAGCTTTTCATACAAGAGATCATCCTTTGCAGTGTAAGGACCTGACGCGATCACCATGCTTAGTTCCTTTCCGAGTTTCATCGGCGCTTTGGGAAGCTCTAGGTTTATCTCGTAGTGAGCTTTTTGAACTTCAAATGCATTTCCGCAAGGATTGACCACCTTCACGACAACGGTTTCCCCCGGAAATACGGACCAGGCCTTCATCTAGCTAAAGTCCAGCTTTAGCTTTACGCTGCAAAGTAAGCTCATCGAAATCCACGATGGACACGCGATAATCAACATGATGAATTGCAATCTTTTCAAGGATTGCGCCTCCATCATGCTTAGGAACCGGGAGCTCTTCGCCTGCAGCCTCATCAAGCTGCTGAGGCAGACCACTCTCTTCTTCCTGTCGAAGAGAGGCCAACCTGCGGCAAATTCGCTTGCAGCCTTCGTGAATCCGATCTCTGAGGATGAGAGTTCGCAGGTAGCTGGAGTCGAACATGTACTGGCAGTCGTCGTTCATGAGCTCCCCCACGCCAGCTTCGAATGCACCTTCTTCCAGGTTATCACCGGCGAAGGTAGGAACTTTGATGGATAACGGAACGCGTTGGTCAACGTCCGTCGACGACCAATTGATTTGCTTGAGCAGCTGACCGTTGCCGAAGGTGTAAACCACATTTCCGGAGTTATTCGATTCATCCTGGTCCTGTGATCGTTTGGTAAAGATCTGAGAGTAGCTGGCAGGGGACAATACAACTTTATTTCGGTCAGGAGTTGATCCGTGCaaagggtcatgcacaaattacgtcacgctccaagggggggagggggtcgagccaagcgtgacaagccttacaaaattttcggaggactcatacaaaaagtgtgacaaagggggggtggggagggggtcgaaaaagttgaaatttagcgtgacataatttgtgtaccatccccaagCTGGATGCCGATCTCTGTGCCTTAGGTGTTACGCATCCGTACGACACGAGCACTTCGCTTTCCTCCGCGTCCAAGTCCGTGTTGCTGTAGTTCACCAGGCCAGCTGGAGAACTCTCACCAGTAGGTCTCGGTGAACCCAGATCTTCTCTTGGCCTGGCACGGCTCGATGCGGTTGGAGTTGTTACCACCGGGGAGACCGTTGTTTTGCACGCCTCATTTGCTAACTCGTGCGATTCCATGTCCCGAAGGTTTTCCACTGTGGGTCCTGCGCCACCCAAATTCGAAACACTGAAGGCCATCCAGGTTTCTATGCATTCCGTCGCGTCTTCGATGTCGCAACGGGTACAGATTTCAATGCATTTGTCGACGACCTATGCCGAAGGATCGATCCCCAGCTCGTCGAACTGCTCGCGGAAAGTATCAATCGAAACCATTTTTCACGAGAATGGAAACTAGAATCTACTTGTCCGTACCAGAATACATTGATTTTACGGTTCCAACAAAATATAAGACTAACATTAGCACAAAACGAACATTAATTCCGAAATTCGTTACTAAAACAATGCACCACCGTTCGACTGCTGCACacgaattttgcaaataaagtgGATAAGGAGTTAGCAATAATCATACAGTCGAAATGCGTATGGAGCAtgatcattttgtaatattgtAGTGCATATTTTCTAGTTTCTCttggaaaatattgaatttctaAATGGTGATTATCGTTTTTTTATTCACttgtttcaaattaattatgattcgtggtttacggctaaccagccgagtggaagtttgacaactaccgaaaaactaaacattacatatactttgcaactggattaaatagacaaattgatgtgaagttttgcgaaaaagtttttcgcaaaacttcacatagatttgtccatttaatccaattgcaaagtatatgtaatgtttagtttttcggtagttgtagTTTTTTTATTGCTTCTCTTCACGACTTTTTCGCCAAAAATTATGTTCTTGTaagcttttcattttttttattgataatttattgctcgtttcaaattattttttgtctgtttctggagaaaatagtGATGGATATCCTTCTCCTAAGACatgatcatattttcacaaCAATAAACGCAACATAAACGTTAACACAATAATTTAATTTACGACAAATGTCCCGGACTGCATTTTTTGCACATGTCATACATATATGACGCGTTTGTGCTAATGAGGCGCTTGTCTACAAGTGAAGTAACATCTTATAATTATAAATTTGAGCCCACCATCCATTTTTACAGTCTTCTGCCAAGGAATGAATCCGAAGGCGGAAGTACTTTTATTTTCCTCGCTAATTTGCTTATTCCATTTCTTGCAAGGTTTATCGCGGGTTTGGTGCTACGACAAAGGACGCGGGAACCACCCATCAAGAACGAAACGTGGACTTACAGTTacagaagagaaaaaaaaacacgacagCCACCAACTGCTTGACCTACTTTCCCGGGGTGAAACGAATGCCCCACAGCTGTAGATAGCTGACGACTGTACCTTGGCAGGCGACGGTTTTGATCCTTCGCTCCAGCCAGCGTCAGCAGCACCCCCGTTTCAGAACGTTTGTTGCTCAACATTAACTGCCAACAGGAGCCGAGAGGGGAGAATGAGGATTGGATATTCAAAGcgcaaaaaaagtttaaaatttaagtAGATGTCAGTACTTACCTGGATGCCGATGCAATGTAATAGGGCTGGTTGCAGATCTCGTATTACAGACTTAGtcactatttttatgaaaatctctaaaaagtttttattttaaatggacGGTTAGAGACCAAGCAAAACGGTCTTCCAAGTAACtttacttcttcttggcataacgtcctcactgggacagagcctgcttctgagcttagtgttcaatgaccACATTCATAGTTATTAACAAGGaacttttttgccaaagttgccattttcgcatccgtTTACTgcccatctgtaaaaaataggcattgagaaaatgggcagagaagtttccaaactcgtttttcatacgaatattcaaaaaattcctgaggattggaacatgttccaatcttaatgaaactttcacaacttgctttatACTATGATATCTtttctagaaaaatataaacatgatcgaaacacggttcatttttgtgttacacggtgcggaaatctgtaatgggactgacatgcggttacttttcattatgggacagttggacttgctgtttttttcctattttttccgaacaagtAATATAATCTCATTAGttcagctgaaagagcattggaagatatgttgaaaactgagctcaactcaattttgacgaaaatgcaaatgggactgacttgcgattcacggcagtttatcgtgtggcagatacgataattctctatacccagggaagtcaagaaaatttccattacgaaaatctggattggaaaaaaaacctggaaaaattGACGGTATCCttaacaacaattttgaaagaatcacTGGATGATTTCCTGATAAATCCAAGGAGTAACACATGAAGGCAATTTGAGTAAATACCTGACTTAATTgctgatgaaaatcttgcaaagataattcaaaatacttttttggttggtttgcttTGGCTTGTTTTTGGACTCATTATGGTTTGTCTATGGTCTTTGTTTATGTAGAAATGTTGTCTGCTAAGTTCACATTTTTCAGACTCGATATCGCTACCATCCCTGGTGTAATAGTCGTCGTCGACAGCAGACGCTATTTCTCGGGGTTTGTTGTTCGGGCGAACTGTTTGCCGCATTTATTTATCGCCTTAATCCGGCTGCATAACAAAGTATTTGCGCCCAAGGAACACATGCATCACGTGTTCCAATTAATTACACTGAAACTGCGGGAGCTCTGTCGCAAACTTCGTCTGGGGATGTGCGTTCATTTTTTCTAGGAAATAGTCGACGCAATACATGGATCAATGAAACATGTCGAAGTTACTCAAGACTTCGAAACtctggaacaaaaaataaacgctTTCATGGAAGACTGATTATGAAGAATTGAGAAcgataatatttaaaaatcaaaattctaaaAAACCCTGGTGTGGATGCAATTTTTTACATcaataaatttctagaaagcctctGGTTACagtcatttatttttaaaattaagttAGATCAAGATattttcttataagcaggtgaatttATATCTCCTGCAAAAAATCCGAACTGGTACGGCAAACGAAACAAgatataaataaataacttgatttagtttcttcaaattaggatgatagtgttgctgAACACAGAGCATCTTGATatgagaaatgaatgtaatgtttgaaattatgCTAAAACATTAAAGGAAGAATAAATAAACAACACTATTGTAACGGTCACAAATCCCTAAGTAATCCCGTTGTATCAGCCCCGAAAGACATCATCCAAGCGCATCCCAATCTTTCATCCGACTTCCGCTTAAAAACTTTCACCATCATCGGAACCTTTCTCCGCGCGTATGGGAGACTGAAAGCCACCAGCTGCAAACCGCGTGCGATAGGAAGCAATCAGTGCACTTTTGCCGTTGCAGTTTTGTACACTCACTCACTCTCGTTTGTGACCCCTGCCTGTGTAGTAAGCTGTTGCGTTTTTGCGGGAGTAAAGGAAAAGTAACCAGAGGGGAGGGGGGAAACGCGATATGCAATCGAATGCAAACCGCAACTTTCGCGACCATCAGGCGTTCATTCCTATCACGCGCCATACGATCGGATTTTGCGCCGGGGAGTAACAGcttaggtaccgtaatccggggtaacattgatctgtttttaggatattttttaaatattttattcaaatatgcaaatgttctgagttttatacttttaaaacaagtattgccacccatagctcgtgacttgttcttcttcttggcattaacgtccccactgggacagagccggctactcagcgtagtgttcttatgagcacttccacagttattaactgatagctttctttgcctaagttgccattttcgcattcgtatatcgtgtggcaggtacgattatactctatgcccagggaagtcaaggaaatttccattacgaaaagatcctggaccgaccgggaatttaacccagacaccttcagcatggctttgctttgtagccgcggactctaactactcggctaaggatggcCCCACTATATACAGGCTAgggactatatactgtattttcttttttgaaagatttaagcatgtttacaaaaatgttt includes:
- the LOC5572443 gene encoding LOW QUALITY PROTEIN: DNA polymerase alpha subunit B (The sequence of the model RefSeq protein was modified relative to this genomic sequence to represent the inferred CDS: deleted 2 bases in 1 codon; substituted 1 base at 1 genomic stop codon) is translated as MVSIDTFREQFDELGIDPSAXVVDKCIEICTRCDIEDATECIETWMAFSVSNLGGAGPTVENLRDMESHELANEACKTTVSPVVTTPTASSRARPREDLGSPRPTGESSPAGLVNYSNTDLDAEESEVLVSYGCVTPKAQRSASSLGMIFTKRSQDQDESNNSGNVVYTFGNGQLLKQINWSSTDVDQRVPLSIKVPTFAGDNLEEGAFEAGVGELMNDDCQYMFDSSYLRTLILRDRIHEGCKRICRRLASLRQEEESGLPQQLDEAAGEELPVPKHDGGAILEKIAIHHVDYRVSIMKAWSVFPGETVVVKVVNPCGNAFEVQKAHYEINLELPKAPMKLGKELSMVIASGPYTAKDDLLYEKLCDLLTYCKNNCPDVLILTGPFGDISNPLFSTIAETYDEYFEKLIINIMSSRPQQTNTKMLIVSHLDDLMSMSVYPSFPYQLHSATFPNLRFLPDPCIVSIIGLEIGITTTDIIKDLSEDEESGGPKGDQIKRAFPPQDVLSVASSVGKPAA